The proteins below come from a single Zea mays cultivar B73 chromosome 8, Zm-B73-REFERENCE-NAM-5.0, whole genome shotgun sequence genomic window:
- the LOC100273245 gene encoding multicystatin precursor encodes MTMPRRALLFAAVLLAASAAAVSGFHLAGDESGLVRGVLTAVRERAEAEAEDAARFAVAYHNRNQGAALEFTRVLKSKRQVVTGTLHDLILEAADAGKKSLYRAKVWVKPWEDFKSVVEFRLAGDSESEPEPSVASDEGSGQGVAKLSLEADIIHEEAHLHTIENDGLSSDFASSA; translated from the exons ATGACGATGCCTCGCCGCGCCCTTCTCTTCGCCGCGGTGCTCCTCGCGGCCTCCGCCGCCGCGGTCTCCGGGTTCCACCTCGCCGGGGACGAGAGCGGCCTCGTGAGGGGCGTGCTCACAGCGGTCCGCGAgcgggccgaggccgaggccgaggacgCCGCGCGCTTCGCCGTCGCCTACCACAACAGGAACCAG GGTGCTGCTTTGGAGTTCACTAGGGTGCTCAAATCGAAGCGGCAGGTTGTGACCGGGACCCTGCATGACCTGATACTGGAGGCAGCTGATGCTGGAAAAAAGAGTCTGTACAGAGCAAAAGTCTGGGTGAAGCCGTGGGAGGATTTCAAGTCCGTTGTCGAGTTTCGCCTTGCTGGAGACTCTGAATCTGAACCCGAGCCTTCTGTTGCTTCTGATGAAGGCTCTGGGCAAG GAGTTGCCAAGCTCTCTCTTGAAGCAGACATCATACACGAAGAGGCTCACCTGCACACCATTGAGAATGATGGACTTTCCAGCGATTTCGCATCATCCGCTTAG